ATTTGATGTTCGCCCTTCCGGGACAAACGCTCGATTCCTGGCGAAAAAATATCAACAAGGCTCTGGACTTGAAAACGGACCACCTTTCCGCCTACAACCTGACCATAGAAAAAGGAACCGCTTTCGACGCCCTCTACAAGCGCGGCGCCTTGACGCTTCCACAGGAAGAGGATCAACTGGAGCTTTACAAGGAAGCGATCCGCTCCTTCACGAACGCCGGTTTCTCGCATTATGAAATATCCAATTATGCCCGGCAAGGTAAAGAATGCCGCCACAACCTGCTCTACTGGCACAACGAAGACACCCTGGGCTTTGGCGCGGGCGCGGCCATGTATTTTGAAGGAGTGCGTAGCAAGAACGTCAACCCTCCGGCGCATTACATTCGCCGCATTCAGGAGAACGGATCCGCCGTCGAGTCCAGCGAGCGCCTGGAACGCGAACACGCGATGAGCGAAACGCTCATGCTGGGCTTGAGATTGTTGCAGGGACTGGATCTGGAGCGTTTTGAAAATAAATTCCAGACTTCCTTCTTCGACGTCTACGGCGAGACGGTCGACAAATTATTTGCAAATCAACTGCTCCAAAGGAATGGCGCCCGGCTTGCGCTGACAAGCAAGGGACTGTATCTTGCCGATTCCGTCATCCTCGAATTTTTTTCATAACGATTGGACCTTCAACAATGAAATCTACCGGAAACGCATTCCAACAATTAACCGAGATCGTGGATACCCTGATGAGCGATACGGGTTGCCCCTGGGATCGCGTGCAAACGCGCGAAACGCTCAAGCCCTATCTCGTTGAAGAAACCTATGAGGCGCTGGAGGCGCTGGACGCCAACGATCCGGAACGGATCAAGGATGAATTGGGTGATTTGCTTTATCAAATCCTGTTTCATGCGAAGATTTCAGAACAACGCGGGGAATTTGATATGAACGGCGTCATTGAATCGATTTCGCAGAAGATGATTCGACGCCATCCGCATGTCTTCGACAAGGGAGACGCCGACACGCCTGAAAAAGTGGTCGATCAATGGGAGGAGATCAAAAAAACCGAATCTGCGGGACGCTCCAGAAAATCTGTTCTGGATGGAATCCCAGCGCATCTTCCCGCTCTGGCCCGTTCTCAGAAGCTACAGAAAAAAGCCGCCAAAAGCGGTTTTGACTGGGATGACATTGAGGATGTCTTCGCCAAACTGGATGAGGAGGTCGCCGAGTTCAAAGAGGCCGTGCGTTCCATGGATTCCCAGGAAGCCACATCCGAGCTGGGCGATATGCTTTTCGTGATGGTCAATATCGCCAAATTCAAAAAGCTGGACGCGGAAGAAGCCTTGCGACAATCCAACAATAAATTCATTCGACGCTTCCAGCACATCGAAGCGCAGGCGGCTTCACTGGGACGCGACTTGAAATCCATGACCCTCGAAGAAATGGAAACCTACTGGCAGGAGGCCAAAGGCAAAGAGATTTAGGAACGTTCCGCTCTTGCCCGCTTCTTCATCCCGCAAAACGCGCCGCTTTCTCGATGGACTCTAGCGCGAAGACTCCGGCGCGTCTTTGGACAATATGAAGAAAATATTGTAGGCCATGATCAGCATTCCCGACGCCGTCATCACCGCGCAAAGTATAAAAGCGACGCGGAAAGGACCGGGGTGATGGTATCCTCCACCGATTGCATAAGAAGACAACAAGCCCACCAGCCCCACATTGTGCAACCAGAAATGGTATTTCACTCCCCCAGGCCAGGGCAAGGCGCGTCCGCTGAATCGCGGCAATACATGATATGCCACCCCCGCCACGAACATCGTCATGAAACCCATCAAATTGAAATGGATATGAATGAATCGAATCTGCCCGGCATGATCCGGCGCCAGGCCCATTGCGATTCCTAATACGATTCCGAGAGTCAGGTAAACAACGCTCGCCCGGATGAACAACCTTGGATAATTATCCATTTCAATTTCCTTTATTTATTGCGAATACACGCGGCCGCGCCACTCCGACCGCTTACGAAACATGATTTGAAACATCGAATCCAGCATGATGCCTGACATGACAAGCGCGCCCAGCGGAAAAGTGAAAGCATACCAAGCCTTCAATCCCAGCTCAACACACAAACCCAGAGCCGTTAACAAATACAAGATCAAACTGAGCAAACACAGAGCCAGCGCCCAGCCCGCCGCGCCGTCCGCCCAAGCGAACGCCGTTAATAGAAAAGGCCCGCCAACAAAGTTATTGATCATAAAAATATAGAAAAAATTCCTCAACGGGGATCTTTTCAGGGCCAGAAAAATATTCTTTCTCCAGCCCGTCCAGATTTCTTTCAATGAATGATACATGCGTATCGAAAAAATCGCCTTGCCATCCGCCACGAATAACCGATAGCCACATTTCTTGATTCTCTTTCCCAGCCCAATGTCTTCAAGTATTTCCGACTTGACCGACTCGTGCCCGCCGATCGCCTCGTAAACATCTCGCCTGAACATCAAGAAGGCGCCAAATCCGATCGCGCTCTTATCGTCGCGTTGGTTGACCTTGCCAAAGCGCGTCAATCCGGCGATGAAACCAAAAATCACCGGTTGAACGCATCGCTCCCAAAACGAACCGAAGGTCGTCGCCGGCATGAGGGTCATCGCGTCAAAATCATAGAGGCTGGTCGCGTGAATGGCGGTCGACAAAGCATTGGGTTCGAATTTCAGATCCGCATCGGTAAAAATCAGAATATCGCCGTTGGCATGGGCCTGCGCCTGATGGAGCGCATAAGGCTTGCCCAGCCAGCCCTCGGGCAAAGGCCCGCCCTGCAAGGCGGTGAAATTTGAATAACGCTCGGCGTAAGACCGGATGATCTCTCCCGTCCCATCCTCTGAATTATCGTCAATGGCGACAACCTCAAAATTGTCGTAATCCTGACGCGCCAAAGATTCCAGACAGGCGCCGATATCTCTCGATTCATTCCTCGCCGGGATGCACACGGAGACCCGGGGGGATTTCGCCAGGGGACCGCTTGCGGGCGTCAGGCGCTTCAAATCAATCATATTGCTGGACAGGTAGACAAAAACAAATCCAACCAGCAACAAATGCGCGAGGATAATAAAAGTCATGAAAACGATTCCAGTGGGGAAAAATCAGACTCAAGAAGATGAAACACGCCCTTCAAGGGTTATAGGCTAATCCCCTTTTCAGGCCAAGCGTTTTTTGCTAGAATGAGTCTCTGATACTCCACATCCCGTGGACAGGGCGCGATTTTGGCCCGACAGGATTCTCCTGACAATTCTCCGCAACGCTTCTGCATTTTTTAAATTATGAGATTTTCTATTTCAGTCAGCTTCACTTTTTTAGTCCTGTTCAGTTTGCTTGCGCCCAGCGCTTCGCAGGCTTTATGCATCAAAAATTCCAACGCCAATCTGCGACAGGGCCCCGGAACGCACTACCAAAAACTCTGGGAAGTTTACCAGTACATGCCTTTCAAGAAACTTAAGAAGAAGGGCAATTGGTTCAACGTTAAGGACGTCGATGGAGACGTCTATTGGGTGCACAAAAAACTGGTCACGGAATCCTATCATTGCGCGGTCATCAAAAACGACAAAACCAATTTACGGACCGGCCCATCGACCGACTTTGCAAAAGTGGAATGGAGTCCCGTCGATAAATTTTTTTCGATGAAGGTGCTTGAGATACGCGGTCAATGGGTTCACATCGTTGACAGCGCCGGCGACAAGGCCTGGGTCTACCGTCCTCTGGTCTGGATTCAGTAATCACCGCCACCTTATTACTCAGCGATGAATTGCCCGTGCGGCGCGAAAATCATTTCGCCTGACACCCCACAGGAAACGATCAGTTTTGGACGGGCTGAAGCGCCGGGCTTTTGGGAAGCGCGATCTTGAACTTACTGCCACTGCCCACTTCGCTTTCCACCTCGATCGTTCCCAGATGCGCCTGCACAATGAACTTGCAGATGCTCAGGCCCAGGCCGCTACCGCCTTCCTTGCGCGAACGCGCTTTATCGACGCGGTAAAAACGGTCAAAGATGAACGGTAAATGATCCTGGGCTATGCCGATTCCCGTATCCTGAACAACGAGTAAAGCATGTTCGCCCTTGTCCTCCAGGCTCACCTTGACCTCGCCCCCGTTCGGCGTGTACTTCACTCCGTTATAAATGATATTCCACACCATCTGACGCAAGCGCACGGGATCGCCAGTGATCGTCAGCGGCTCCAGATAAGCCGTCACAATGGCAATCTGCTTTTCCATGGCAATCACCTCGGCGTGGCGGCACACCTCCTCGATGATGTTCTGCAAATTGACTTCTTTATAATTCAGTTGAACCTGATGCTCATCCGAACGGGACAGCAGAAACAAGTCTTCGAGAACCTTGGACATGTAATTGATTTCCTCCAGGTTGCTCGACAACACATCCTGATATTCCTCCAGATTCCGCTCCTTGCCAAGAACCAGCTCGCTTTGCCCCTTGAGAACCGTCAAGGGCGTTCGCAGTTCATGCGAGGCGTCGCTGGAAAACTGCCGCATCTGTTGAAAGTTCCGATCCAGACGATCCATCATGCTGTTGAAGGTGAGCGCCAGTTGTCCGATTTCATCATGCACTTCGGGGACCGGGATACGACTGCTCAAATCGGCGCCCAGAGCAATCTCGCGCGCGGTCTGGGTGATTTTTGAAACCGGCTTCAACGCCCTTCCGGCAAGGAAGCGTCCCATCAAGGTCGCCAACAGCAAGACGGTGGGAACTGCGGTGAACACAAAAATTTTCAGGTTCTTCAAAGTCTCCTGAACCGATTTCAGCGAGGTGCCCACCTGCACCAGATTGGCCAGTTTGTCGTTGTGCATCAACGGCATGGTGATGATGCGAATGGGATGATCGCCGTCGATCATCGTCGTCTCATAAGTCGTCTCCCCTTTCAGCGCATTGGCATACGCGCCTTGGGACAAGGGAAATTGTGAAGCTGTGAGGTTTTTCGAACGTGAACCGATATTGCCGGAACCGTCGTAGATTCGGTAAAATTTGTTGAGGTTGCCGCGACCCAGAATTTGTTCGAAAAAATTCTCCAGACCCGGTAAAGGGTATTGCGAAAACTTCATGGTGGCGGAGCGAGACACCACCACTGCGGACACTTTGAGAGAGTTATCAACGCTTTCGTAAAGCCGGTTGGAAAGAAAGAAATAGAGGAGGATACTGAACAGAATAAGAACGACGCCGAGGAGGCCGACATACCAGCCAGTCAATTTGGTGCGAATGGAATGGGAGAACATCGTAAATTATTCCTTCATGACATAGCCAACCCCCCGCATGGTATGCAAAAGTTTCTTAGCGAAATTCTTATCTATCTTTTTGCGGAGATGATTTATATAGACGTCGATGACGTTTGTGAACGTATCAAAATTGTAATCCCAAACATGCTCCGCGATCATGGTGCGGGTGAGCACCTTGCCCTGATTCCGCATGAAGTATTCCAGCAAACTATACTCCTTGCTCGTCAATTCAATCTCAACGCCGTCCCGGTTGACCTTGTGGCTGACCAGATCCAGAGTCAGGCCGTCGATGGAAAGAACGGTCTTGGTTTCCTGCCGCCCTCTTCTCAGCAAAACCCGAATGCGCGCGACCAGTTCCGAAAACGCGAAGGGTTTGGTCAAATAATCATCGGCCCCCCGGTTGAGTCCCGCCACCTTGTCTTCAACAGCGTCTTTAGCGGTCAGCAGAATGACAGGCGTGTCGTTCTTAGCCTTGCGCAACCGGCTCAAAACTTCCATCCCGTCGATCTTTGGCAACATCCAGTCCAGGATGATCAAATCGTACTGATTTTCTTTTGCCAGAAATAAACCTTCCTCGCCGTCGTAAGCCACGTCGACCGCGTAGGTCTCCTCCTCCAGCCCTTTTCTGATAAAACCCGCTACTTTTTTTTCGTCTTCAACGACCAGAATACGCATTCACGCGTCCCATTTTTCCTGTTGCTTATGCAGTTCTATCTCGCCCTTCAGCATTTCTATATGCTTTTCGCAATCCTTGAAAATAGCCGAATACATGGCCCGGCAACTGTCGTCATTGGCATCCACCATCGCCTGTTTGCAAATGCCAGCCGCTTCCTGAGCGGCTTCCAAAGCCTTCAGAATATTTTCATTAAATTTTTTTGTCATAAAGCCAAACCGCCCCTTTCAATTCCCACATTCTAGCGCTAAATCAGATCCCAATAATCGTAAATCTGACA
This window of the Candidatus Nitrohelix vancouverensis genome carries:
- the mazG gene encoding nucleoside triphosphate pyrophosphohydrolase, giving the protein MKSTGNAFQQLTEIVDTLMSDTGCPWDRVQTRETLKPYLVEETYEALEALDANDPERIKDELGDLLYQILFHAKISEQRGEFDMNGVIESISQKMIRRHPHVFDKGDADTPEKVVDQWEEIKKTESAGRSRKSVLDGIPAHLPALARSQKLQKKAAKSGFDWDDIEDVFAKLDEEVAEFKEAVRSMDSQEATSELGDMLFVMVNIAKFKKLDAEEALRQSNNKFIRRFQHIEAQAASLGRDLKSMTLEEMETYWQEAKGKEI
- a CDS encoding glycosyltransferase, giving the protein MTFIILAHLLLVGFVFVYLSSNMIDLKRLTPASGPLAKSPRVSVCIPARNESRDIGACLESLARQDYDNFEVVAIDDNSEDGTGEIIRSYAERYSNFTALQGGPLPEGWLGKPYALHQAQAHANGDILIFTDADLKFEPNALSTAIHATSLYDFDAMTLMPATTFGSFWERCVQPVIFGFIAGLTRFGKVNQRDDKSAIGFGAFLMFRRDVYEAIGGHESVKSEILEDIGLGKRIKKCGYRLFVADGKAIFSIRMYHSLKEIWTGWRKNIFLALKRSPLRNFFYIFMINNFVGGPFLLTAFAWADGAAGWALALCLLSLILYLLTALGLCVELGLKAWYAFTFPLGALVMSGIMLDSMFQIMFRKRSEWRGRVYSQ
- a CDS encoding SH3 domain-containing protein; translation: MRFSISVSFTFLVLFSLLAPSASQALCIKNSNANLRQGPGTHYQKLWEVYQYMPFKKLKKKGNWFNVKDVDGDVYWVHKKLVTESYHCAVIKNDKTNLRTGPSTDFAKVEWSPVDKFFSMKVLEIRGQWVHIVDSAGDKAWVYRPLVWIQ
- the hemW gene encoding radical SAM family heme chaperone HemW, whose translation is MNPLGIYIHIPYCIHKCGYCDFNSHKINEAEMPLYVEALIKEMQCVSKRIQEPRPVPSIFLGGGTPTTLPAHLLADILQACRDCFQLNDDCEISLEANPATVNIDHFSEIRESGYNRISIGVQSFDADDLKALDRIHSIDEIHATVETARQAGFDNLSIDLMFALPGQTLDSWRKNINKALDLKTDHLSAYNLTIEKGTAFDALYKRGALTLPQEEDQLELYKEAIRSFTNAGFSHYEISNYARQGKECRHNLLYWHNEDTLGFGAGAAMYFEGVRSKNVNPPAHYIRRIQENGSAVESSERLEREHAMSETLMLGLRLLQGLDLERFENKFQTSFFDVYGETVDKLFANQLLQRNGARLALTSKGLYLADSVILEFFS
- a CDS encoding cbb3-type cytochrome c oxidase subunit I; protein product: MDNYPRLFIRASVVYLTLGIVLGIAMGLAPDHAGQIRFIHIHFNLMGFMTMFVAGVAYHVLPRFSGRALPWPGGVKYHFWLHNVGLVGLLSSYAIGGGYHHPGPFRVAFILCAVMTASGMLIMAYNIFFILSKDAPESSR
- a CDS encoding response regulator transcription factor, producing MRILVVEDEKKVAGFIRKGLEEETYAVDVAYDGEEGLFLAKENQYDLIILDWMLPKIDGMEVLSRLRKAKNDTPVILLTAKDAVEDKVAGLNRGADDYLTKPFAFSELVARIRVLLRRGRQETKTVLSIDGLTLDLVSHKVNRDGVEIELTSKEYSLLEYFMRNQGKVLTRTMIAEHVWDYNFDTFTNVIDVYINHLRKKIDKNFAKKLLHTMRGVGYVMKE
- a CDS encoding heavy metal sensor histidine kinase, producing MFSHSIRTKLTGWYVGLLGVVLILFSILLYFFLSNRLYESVDNSLKVSAVVVSRSATMKFSQYPLPGLENFFEQILGRGNLNKFYRIYDGSGNIGSRSKNLTASQFPLSQGAYANALKGETTYETTMIDGDHPIRIITMPLMHNDKLANLVQVGTSLKSVQETLKNLKIFVFTAVPTVLLLATLMGRFLAGRALKPVSKITQTAREIALGADLSSRIPVPEVHDEIGQLALTFNSMMDRLDRNFQQMRQFSSDASHELRTPLTVLKGQSELVLGKERNLEEYQDVLSSNLEEINYMSKVLEDLFLLSRSDEHQVQLNYKEVNLQNIIEEVCRHAEVIAMEKQIAIVTAYLEPLTITGDPVRLRQMVWNIIYNGVKYTPNGGEVKVSLEDKGEHALLVVQDTGIGIAQDHLPFIFDRFYRVDKARSRKEGGSGLGLSICKFIVQAHLGTIEVESEVGSGSKFKIALPKSPALQPVQN